One genomic region from Streptomyces venezuelae encodes:
- the recF gene encoding DNA replication/repair protein RecF (All proteins in this family for which functions are known are DNA-binding proteins that assist the filamentation of RecA onto DNA for the initiation of recombination or recombinational repair.): MHVTHLSLADFRSYARVEVPLDPGVTAFVGANGQGKTNLVEAVGYLATLGSHRVASDAPLVRMGAERAVIRAAVTQGERSQLIELELNPGRANRARINRSSQVRPRDVLGIVRTVLFAPEDLALVKGDPGERRRFLDELITARTPRMAGVRSDYERVLKQRNTLLKSAAMARRHGGRGMDLSTLDVWDQHLARAGAELLAQRLDLIHTLQPLADKAYEQLAPGGGPILLEYRPSAPGAGHTREELYEQLIAALAEVRKQEIERGVTLVGPHRDELLLKLGDLPAKGYASHGESWSYALALRLASYDLLRSEGNEPVLVLDDVFAELDARRRERLAELVAGGEQVLVTAAVDDDVPGVLAGTRYEVAGGTVERV, encoded by the coding sequence ATGCACGTCACGCATCTGTCGCTGGCCGACTTCCGCTCGTACGCCCGGGTCGAGGTTCCGCTCGACCCGGGCGTCACCGCGTTCGTGGGGGCGAACGGCCAGGGCAAGACCAATCTCGTCGAGGCGGTCGGCTATCTCGCGACCCTCGGCAGCCATCGCGTCGCCTCGGACGCCCCGCTGGTGCGGATGGGCGCGGAGCGGGCGGTCATCCGGGCCGCCGTCACCCAGGGCGAGCGCTCCCAGCTGATCGAGCTGGAGCTCAACCCCGGCCGGGCCAACCGCGCCCGGATCAACAGGTCCTCGCAGGTCAGACCGCGTGACGTGCTGGGGATCGTACGGACGGTGCTGTTCGCGCCGGAGGACCTCGCCCTGGTCAAGGGCGATCCAGGCGAGCGCCGCCGCTTCCTCGACGAGCTGATCACGGCACGCACACCGCGCATGGCGGGCGTGCGCTCCGACTACGAGCGCGTGCTCAAGCAGCGCAACACCCTCCTCAAGTCCGCCGCCATGGCGCGGCGCCACGGCGGCCGGGGCATGGACCTGTCCACGCTCGACGTCTGGGACCAGCACCTCGCGCGCGCCGGAGCGGAGCTGCTCGCGCAGCGCCTCGACCTCATCCACACCCTGCAGCCGCTCGCCGACAAGGCGTACGAGCAGCTCGCGCCGGGCGGGGGACCGATTCTTCTGGAGTACCGCCCTTCCGCGCCGGGCGCCGGGCACACCCGCGAGGAGCTGTACGAGCAGCTGATCGCCGCGCTCGCCGAGGTCCGCAAGCAGGAGATCGAGCGGGGCGTCACGCTCGTCGGACCGCACCGGGACGAGCTGCTCCTGAAGCTCGGGGACCTGCCGGCCAAGGGGTACGCGAGCCACGGCGAGTCCTGGTCGTACGCGCTGGCGCTGCGGCTCGCCTCGTACGACCTGCTGCGCTCCGAGGGCAACGAGCCGGTCCTCGTCCTCGACGACGTCTTCGCCGAGCTGGACGCGCGCCGACGCGAGCGGCTCGCGGAGCTGGTGGCGGGCGGCGAGCAGGTGCTGGTGACGGCGGCGGTGGACGACGACGTGCCGGGGGTCCTCGCGGGGACGCGGTACGAGGTGGCCGGCGGGACGGTGGAGCGGGTATGA
- a CDS encoding DUF721 domain-containing protein, protein MSEQPSLGAGAPEQPEGPRIPEASGVDLARVALRAAKEQAKARGAAAQQKKQARRGGGLRSGARADGRDPMALGAAINRLITERGWETPAAVGGVMGRWPQIVGEDLAKHCVPLKFDDEPDARVLTVQCDSTAWATQLRLLAPRLVARLNEDLGHGTVRVIKVLGPGAPRRGYGPLRAPGSVGPGDTYG, encoded by the coding sequence ATGAGCGAGCAGCCGTCACTCGGTGCCGGGGCGCCGGAGCAGCCGGAGGGACCCAGGATTCCCGAGGCCTCGGGTGTCGACCTGGCGCGGGTCGCGCTGCGCGCTGCCAAGGAGCAGGCGAAGGCACGGGGCGCCGCCGCCCAGCAGAAGAAGCAGGCCCGGCGTGGAGGCGGTCTGCGCTCCGGTGCGCGCGCCGACGGACGCGACCCGATGGCGCTCGGTGCGGCGATCAACCGGCTGATCACCGAGCGCGGGTGGGAGACCCCCGCGGCGGTCGGCGGGGTCATGGGGCGCTGGCCGCAGATCGTCGGCGAGGACCTGGCGAAGCACTGCGTACCGCTGAAGTTCGACGACGAGCCGGACGCGCGGGTGCTGACCGTGCAGTGCGACTCGACGGCGTGGGCGACGCAGCTGCGGCTGCTGGCGCCGCGGTTGGTGGCTCGGTTGAACGAGGACCTGGGGCACGGGACCGTGCGGGTCATCAAGGTGCTGGGACCGGGGGCGCCGCGGCGGGGGTACGGGCCGTTGCGGGCGCCGGGGTCTGTGGGGCCCGGAGATACGTACGGGTAG